One Alnus glutinosa chromosome 3, dhAlnGlut1.1, whole genome shotgun sequence genomic region harbors:
- the LOC133863804 gene encoding GDSL esterase/lipase CPRD49 isoform X2 produces the protein MVGPARPQFVLFGSSIVQLSFGHGGWGATLADIYARKADILSRGYFGWNSRRALEVLDQVFPKPSLVIVYFGGNDSMGPHSSGLGPHVPLPEYIENMRKIATHLQSLSEKTRIIFLSCPPVNEAKVRGNTSQIFSELVRTNELCQSYSEACIKLCQEMGVKVIDLFTALQKRDDWMDACFIDGVHLSAEGSTIVVREILKVLKEADWEPSLHWKSIPTEFPEDSSYDLVAADGVTTLNPSEWTYYWENQWD, from the exons ATGGTGGGACCAGCGAGGCCTCAGTTCGTTCTCTTCGGATCCTCCATAGTCCAACTCAGCTTCGGCCATGGCGGTTGGGGTGCCACTCTCGCTGACATCTACGCTCGCAAA GCAGACATTTTGTCGCGAGGGTACTTTGGGTGGAACTCACGGCGTGCGCTTGAGGTCCTTGATCAAGTTTTTCCAAAG CCTTCTTTGGTGATAGTTTATTTTGGCGGTAATGATTCTATGGGGCCTCACTCATCTGGCCTAGGCCCTCATGTACCACTTCCTGAATATATTGAGAACATGAGAAAGATTGCAACTCATCTCCAG AGCCTTTCAGAGAAAACACGCATCATTTTCTTAAGTTGTCCCCCTGTCAATGAGGCCAAGGTTCGTGGAAACACAAG TCAGATTTTTAGCGAGCTAGTTAGAACAAATGAGTTATGCCAAAGCTACTCAGAAGCTTGTATAAAGCTGTGCCAAGAAATGGGTGTGAAGGTCATAGATCTTTTTACTGCACTTCAGAAAAGAGATGATTGGATGGATGCTTGCTTCAT AGATGGGGTTCATTTATCAGCTGAAGGGAGCACGATAGTTGTTAGGGAGATACTAAAGGTGCTCAAGGAAGCTGACTGGGAGCCATCTCTACACTGGAAGTCCATTCCGACTGAATTTCCAGAGGATTCATCATATGATCTTGTTGCTGCTGATGGAGTGACAACATTAAACCCATCGGAGTGGACTTACTACTGGGAGAATCAGTGGGACTAG
- the LOC133863804 gene encoding GDSL esterase/lipase CPRD49 isoform X1: MVGPARPQFVLFGSSIVQLSFGHGGWGATLADIYARKADILSRGYFGWNSRRALEVLDQVFPKDAALQPSLVIVYFGGNDSMGPHSSGLGPHVPLPEYIENMRKIATHLQSLSEKTRIIFLSCPPVNEAKVRGNTSQIFSELVRTNELCQSYSEACIKLCQEMGVKVIDLFTALQKRDDWMDACFIDGVHLSAEGSTIVVREILKVLKEADWEPSLHWKSIPTEFPEDSSYDLVAADGVTTLNPSEWTYYWENQWD, from the exons ATGGTGGGACCAGCGAGGCCTCAGTTCGTTCTCTTCGGATCCTCCATAGTCCAACTCAGCTTCGGCCATGGCGGTTGGGGTGCCACTCTCGCTGACATCTACGCTCGCAAA GCAGACATTTTGTCGCGAGGGTACTTTGGGTGGAACTCACGGCGTGCGCTTGAGGTCCTTGATCAAGTTTTTCCAAAG GATGCTGCTCTACAGCCTTCTTTGGTGATAGTTTATTTTGGCGGTAATGATTCTATGGGGCCTCACTCATCTGGCCTAGGCCCTCATGTACCACTTCCTGAATATATTGAGAACATGAGAAAGATTGCAACTCATCTCCAG AGCCTTTCAGAGAAAACACGCATCATTTTCTTAAGTTGTCCCCCTGTCAATGAGGCCAAGGTTCGTGGAAACACAAG TCAGATTTTTAGCGAGCTAGTTAGAACAAATGAGTTATGCCAAAGCTACTCAGAAGCTTGTATAAAGCTGTGCCAAGAAATGGGTGTGAAGGTCATAGATCTTTTTACTGCACTTCAGAAAAGAGATGATTGGATGGATGCTTGCTTCAT AGATGGGGTTCATTTATCAGCTGAAGGGAGCACGATAGTTGTTAGGGAGATACTAAAGGTGCTCAAGGAAGCTGACTGGGAGCCATCTCTACACTGGAAGTCCATTCCGACTGAATTTCCAGAGGATTCATCATATGATCTTGTTGCTGCTGATGGAGTGACAACATTAAACCCATCGGAGTGGACTTACTACTGGGAGAATCAGTGGGACTAG
- the LOC133864791 gene encoding DNA replication complex GINS protein PSF3-like isoform X2 — translation MANYYDIDDIVTEEEVVSVIFQKAAGGVGIDPSSETDSVEVGSKVELPFWLAHELQLRQAVSMNVPPCFNQKTRLEIQADSACVDLRSRCPYFYEFGCKIAPLVGDRTIGPLLLSAFKSRYKEVLTKAHTAAFPAASRHLTILTKEETHSFKKWRMGGPRFQRASILGRKRKSTE, via the exons ATGGCAAATTACTATGACATCGATGATATTGTTACCGAGGAAGAG GTTGTCTCGGTCATATTCCAAAAGGCAGCAGGTGGAGTGGGAATTGATCCCAGTTCCGAAACAGACTCT GTTGAAGTGGGATCTAAGGTAGAGCTACCTTTCTGGCTTGCTCATGAATTACAACTGAGACAAGCAGTATCAATGAATGTCCCCCCTTGTTTCAATCAAAA GACAAGGCTGGAAATCCAGGCTGATTCTGCATGTGTGGATCTGAGATCTCGATGTCCATACTTCTATGAATTTGGATGCAAGATAGCACCACT GGTTGGTGATAGAACCATTGGACCTTTGCTCTTATCTGCATTTAAGAGCAGGTACAAGGAAGTCCTCACCAAAGCACACACTGCAGCATTTCCAGCTGCCTCCAGACACTTGACAATTTTGACAAAAGAAGAAACCCATT CCTTTAAGAAGTGGCGGATGGGTGGCCCCAGATTTCAGAGAGCTTCCATTCTTGGAAGGAAGAGAAAATCAACTGAGTAG
- the LOC133864791 gene encoding DNA replication complex GINS protein PSF3-like isoform X1, whose product MANYYDIDDIVTEEEVVSVIFQKAAGGVGIDPSSETDSVEVGSKVELPFWLAHELQLRQAVSMNVPPCFNQKTRLEIQADSACVDLRSRCPYFYEFGCKIAPLVGDRTIGPLLLSAFKSRYKEVLTKAHTAAFPAASRHLTILTKEETHLYETAQSSMAAFKKWRMGGPRFQRASILGRKRKSTE is encoded by the exons ATGGCAAATTACTATGACATCGATGATATTGTTACCGAGGAAGAG GTTGTCTCGGTCATATTCCAAAAGGCAGCAGGTGGAGTGGGAATTGATCCCAGTTCCGAAACAGACTCT GTTGAAGTGGGATCTAAGGTAGAGCTACCTTTCTGGCTTGCTCATGAATTACAACTGAGACAAGCAGTATCAATGAATGTCCCCCCTTGTTTCAATCAAAA GACAAGGCTGGAAATCCAGGCTGATTCTGCATGTGTGGATCTGAGATCTCGATGTCCATACTTCTATGAATTTGGATGCAAGATAGCACCACT GGTTGGTGATAGAACCATTGGACCTTTGCTCTTATCTGCATTTAAGAGCAGGTACAAGGAAGTCCTCACCAAAGCACACACTGCAGCATTTCCAGCTGCCTCCAGACACTTGACAATTTTGACAAAAGAAGAAACCCATT TGTATGAGACAGCTCAATCCTCAATGGCAGCCTTTAAGAAGTGGCGGATGGGTGGCCCCAGATTTCAGAGAGCTTCCATTCTTGGAAGGAAGAGAAAATCAACTGAGTAG